In Geminocystis sp. NIES-3709, a single genomic region encodes these proteins:
- a CDS encoding response regulator transcription factor: MSTVLLVEDSTTTRKMISELLIKQGLKVEIATDGVEALEILPTISPDIVILDIVMPKMNGYEVCRNIKSNPKTKNVPVLICSSKGEDFDRYWGMKQGADAYIAKPFQPKELIATIKQLLKG; this comes from the coding sequence ATGAGTACAGTGTTGCTTGTCGAAGATAGTACAACGACAAGAAAAATGATTAGTGAACTATTAATTAAGCAAGGTTTAAAGGTAGAAATAGCAACGGATGGAGTTGAAGCATTAGAAATATTGCCTACTATTAGCCCTGATATAGTTATCTTAGATATAGTTATGCCCAAAATGAATGGGTATGAGGTGTGTCGCAATATTAAATCAAATCCTAAAACAAAAAATGTCCCCGTGTTGATTTGTTCTTCCAAAGGAGAAGATTTCGATCGATATTGGGGAATGAAACAAGGAGCTGATGCTTATATCGCAAAACCCTTTCAACCAAAAGAACTAATTGCTACCATTAAACAATTGTTAAAAGGATAA
- a CDS encoding chemotaxis protein CheW has protein sequence MADNQKYSDSIKESQITLGLEQSVEGVEAPEGELHLRFVLPSGDEFALPAVGIREVMQQEPDRITPIPNASPLLLGTINLRGEIIWVADLGQFLGYPNMLNTDRSDIPVIAIEEQETILGLAVDKLGAMQWLDIDTLQIPQNIPDHIAPYIQGEWMDEHNHYVRLLDQIAILRSARWVA, from the coding sequence ATGGCTGACAATCAAAAGTATTCAGACTCTATCAAAGAGAGCCAAATTACTTTAGGCTTAGAACAATCTGTCGAAGGAGTAGAAGCCCCAGAAGGAGAATTACATCTTCGTTTTGTCTTACCCTCTGGGGATGAATTCGCCCTTCCAGCTGTTGGCATTAGAGAAGTCATGCAACAAGAACCGGATAGAATTACTCCCATTCCTAACGCCTCTCCCTTACTATTGGGAACAATTAATCTTCGAGGAGAAATTATTTGGGTAGCTGACTTAGGGCAATTTTTGGGTTATCCTAATATGTTGAATACTGATAGGTCTGATATACCCGTAATTGCTATTGAAGAACAAGAAACAATTTTAGGGTTAGCTGTTGATAAATTGGGAGCGATGCAGTGGTTAGACATAGATACATTACAAATACCTCAAAATATTCCCGATCATATCGCCCCTTATATTCAGGGTGAATGGATGGATGAACATAATCACTATGTTAGACTTTTAGACCAAATTGCTATTCTTCGCTCTGCTCGTTGGGTAGCATAA